In Aurantimicrobium minutum, the following proteins share a genomic window:
- a CDS encoding FUSC family protein, translating to MSIVSNVQTKKRIPFLQLAKTIIATLLAWFFALLVYPDEQPIFAAIAAIIVVQPSINQSLGKAIERSTGVVLGVAVALGASLIFGSHSWLVLVAVIAAFIAGWLFKFTPGTSNQIAISAMLVIAIGSATPEYALGRIVETIIGATIAFIVNAVIVPPVALEPSQKAVSELGANIAEVLEDIGSVLRRSTSYEVLSNINTRARELRNQLNVAQATIQTAQESLRFNVIKGKHEKELDAEQQLLSQLAVLVTRTIGVARAVRDNYDESVIAEPGIAQIAEEFMRSAHDLRMLVRDAGLPAHNQSHPATNELPALTEPIRLTPPSGANWILIGFLMENLRRIRDEIIGVSD from the coding sequence GTGAGTATTGTCTCCAACGTCCAAACGAAGAAACGCATACCGTTTTTACAACTTGCCAAAACGATTATTGCCACTCTTCTGGCGTGGTTTTTCGCGTTACTCGTTTATCCCGATGAGCAACCTATCTTTGCTGCAATTGCGGCCATCATCGTTGTGCAACCAAGCATCAATCAATCTTTGGGTAAAGCCATTGAACGAAGCACCGGGGTAGTACTCGGCGTCGCAGTTGCTTTAGGCGCAAGCCTGATTTTTGGATCTCACAGTTGGCTTGTTCTTGTCGCGGTTATTGCCGCGTTCATTGCTGGATGGTTATTCAAATTCACTCCGGGAACATCGAATCAAATTGCTATTAGCGCCATGCTTGTCATCGCTATCGGTTCTGCAACACCGGAATATGCGCTCGGCCGGATTGTTGAAACCATCATCGGTGCAACAATCGCGTTCATTGTGAATGCGGTTATTGTTCCCCCAGTTGCCCTAGAACCATCTCAAAAAGCAGTTTCTGAACTTGGTGCAAATATTGCAGAGGTCCTCGAAGATATTGGAAGTGTTCTGCGACGTTCAACAAGCTACGAAGTGCTCTCCAACATCAACACACGCGCACGTGAACTTCGGAATCAACTCAACGTTGCTCAGGCAACAATTCAAACTGCTCAAGAAAGCCTTCGATTTAATGTCATCAAAGGAAAACACGAGAAAGAACTTGATGCAGAACAGCAATTACTCTCTCAATTAGCCGTACTCGTCACCCGAACTATTGGTGTTGCTCGCGCAGTTCGCGACAACTATGACGAATCAGTCATTGCTGAACCTGGTATTGCCCAGATTGCTGAAGAGTTTATGCGTTCAGCTCATGATCTGCGCATGTTGGTTCGTGATGCTGGTCTTCCGGCACACAACCAATCACACCCAGCAACCAATGAACTACCCGCCTTAACCGAACCGATTAGACTCACTCCGCCTTCAGGAGCTAACTGGATATTGATTGGTTTCCTGATGGAAAACCTTCGGCGTATTCGCGACGAAATTATCGGTGTTTCGGACTAA
- a CDS encoding glycoside hydrolase family 3 N-terminal domain-containing protein → MGTLKQVRRRWTILGVFVASVFIVWIFVTWPQPKAVEADPVTFYRVTPVAQPTVWGEDPVEFYVHETMSEMSLEQKIRSLLIINQPGIDVTSLQGFVESQQLGGFILMGSNIPATPEELSGITAAIQGNPEIPRLIGIDEEGGEVTRLPYDTYAGADVLRNEPLEATAQAFTSRAQLLKSVGINLNFGVVADVSGDSSSFIYGRSFGSDGLSAGDRVQAAVTAENPYVLSTLKHFPGHGSAPGDSHIGIPSSPLDYESWKQSDGIPFAMGIAAGNPLVMFGHLSFPAIDSVPSSLSQRWHQILREDMGFDGVIITDDMTMLESSGIPEYSDPAANAVEALRAGNDLLLYVPSVNFDVGTIVSAVTNAVNAGTVSAEQLDESVARVLSLRRELYPEAKTWIPPCDERCLIWVTY, encoded by the coding sequence GTGGGAACACTCAAACAAGTACGCCGTCGGTGGACGATACTTGGAGTGTTTGTTGCGTCTGTCTTCATTGTGTGGATCTTTGTGACGTGGCCTCAGCCAAAAGCTGTCGAAGCTGACCCGGTTACGTTTTATCGAGTTACCCCTGTAGCGCAGCCCACTGTGTGGGGTGAAGACCCTGTTGAGTTTTATGTTCACGAGACCATGTCTGAGATGTCTCTTGAGCAGAAAATCAGATCACTACTCATCATCAACCAACCCGGTATTGACGTAACCTCGCTTCAGGGATTTGTTGAGTCTCAACAATTGGGTGGATTCATCCTCATGGGAAGCAATATTCCTGCGACCCCTGAAGAGCTTTCCGGCATCACAGCAGCGATACAAGGTAATCCAGAAATTCCACGTCTCATCGGCATTGATGAAGAAGGAGGGGAAGTAACGCGACTTCCCTATGACACTTATGCGGGCGCTGATGTGCTTCGCAATGAACCCCTTGAGGCAACAGCTCAAGCTTTCACCTCACGAGCTCAACTGTTGAAGTCGGTTGGTATCAATCTCAACTTTGGCGTTGTTGCTGATGTTTCTGGAGACAGTTCATCTTTCATATATGGAAGATCATTTGGCTCTGACGGCCTGAGCGCCGGTGATCGTGTACAAGCTGCAGTGACTGCCGAGAATCCTTATGTACTCAGTACTCTCAAACATTTTCCCGGTCATGGGAGTGCGCCAGGAGACTCTCACATTGGCATTCCATCATCACCGCTTGACTATGAGTCTTGGAAACAGAGCGACGGAATTCCTTTTGCCATGGGGATTGCTGCAGGGAACCCTCTAGTGATGTTTGGGCATTTATCTTTCCCAGCAATCGATTCAGTTCCGTCATCGCTTTCACAACGATGGCATCAGATTTTGCGGGAGGATATGGGGTTCGACGGTGTCATCATCACCGACGATATGACCATGCTGGAAAGCTCGGGCATTCCAGAATATTCAGACCCTGCTGCCAATGCAGTTGAAGCGCTGCGGGCTGGAAACGATCTCTTGTTGTATGTCCCGAGTGTGAATTTTGATGTTGGAACAATTGTTTCTGCTGTAACGAATGCTGTGAATGCGGGAACAGTATCAGCAGAACAGCTTGATGAATCTGTAGCTCGTGTACTTTCTCTCCGCAGAGAGCTTTATCCTGAAGCGAAGACGTGGATACCACCGTGTGATGAGCGATGTCTCATCTGGGTGACCTATTAA
- a CDS encoding metal-sensitive transcriptional regulator: MTDVTAAEQRAIVNRLKRAQGQLAAVITAIEAGGDCRAVVTQLSAVSGAIDKAGFAIIAKAMQDCIANGDKSDKDAPTVAELEKLFLSLS; encoded by the coding sequence ATGACTGATGTGACTGCCGCAGAACAGCGTGCCATCGTTAATCGTCTCAAAAGAGCACAAGGTCAGCTCGCCGCTGTTATTACAGCAATCGAGGCAGGAGGTGACTGCCGTGCGGTTGTCACCCAACTTTCTGCTGTTTCCGGAGCGATTGATAAAGCAGGCTTTGCCATCATTGCCAAGGCAATGCAGGATTGCATAGCCAATGGAGATAAATCAGATAAAGATGCTCCTACGGTTGCTGAATTAGAAAAGCTTTTTCTCTCCCTCTCCTAG
- a CDS encoding FAD-dependent oxidoreductase, protein MSRPRKIVVIGGVAGGMSAATRLRRLDEKANIVVLERSGFVSYANCGLPYHLSDTIEKRSLLILQNPVSLGARFNLDVRVRHEVLSIDREAKTVTIFDRVWKVTYVEKYDFLVLSPGAAAVMPEGADSKWILAMRTVEDMDKAIAWLYPNPKSAVIVGGGFIGLELAENLLKRGMSVTLIHRGKQLLSYLDPELAIAIAQRVRVAGVDLRLGSAVESFQRTSVTLVGGEVVPADVIFSAMGVKPEITLAVEAGLRIGANGGIWVDDLQRTSDPHIFAVGDAAEKIDAISGDERLATLAGLANRHGHSVANAIAGADTISATPSLGTSIVSFDGLVAATVGWSEKALRASGRKVRVIHTHPADHAAYYPGAQTMRFKLMVDPDTDLILGAQAVGGNGVDKRIDVISTAMFAGITASQLAQLELAYDPQHGSAKDPINMLGYVNRNIAQGLTQVVEWHEIESLSQQGFTIVDVRTEGEHKYGHIAGSVNYPLDVLRDHIQELKGHRVVVYCQVGQRGHTAARVLAQEGIEVFNLNGGYLTYKAGLASIGDQK, encoded by the coding sequence ATGTCTCGGCCTCGCAAAATCGTAGTCATCGGTGGTGTAGCCGGGGGTATGTCCGCGGCGACACGTCTTCGCCGCCTTGATGAGAAAGCCAATATTGTTGTCCTGGAACGAAGCGGCTTTGTTTCCTATGCGAACTGTGGCTTGCCCTACCATCTCAGTGACACCATAGAAAAACGTTCTTTACTGATTCTGCAAAATCCAGTCAGCTTAGGTGCCCGATTCAATTTAGACGTTCGGGTACGTCACGAAGTGCTCTCTATTGACCGTGAAGCAAAAACAGTCACAATCTTTGATCGGGTGTGGAAGGTAACTTACGTCGAGAAATATGACTTTCTCGTTCTCTCTCCTGGCGCAGCAGCTGTGATGCCCGAAGGTGCTGATTCAAAATGGATTCTTGCAATGCGCACGGTGGAGGACATGGATAAAGCAATCGCCTGGTTATATCCCAATCCCAAGTCGGCAGTTATTGTCGGCGGAGGTTTCATCGGTTTAGAGCTTGCTGAAAATCTTCTCAAGCGCGGAATGAGCGTGACACTGATACACCGGGGAAAGCAACTTCTGAGTTATCTCGATCCAGAACTCGCGATTGCAATAGCTCAACGTGTGCGTGTTGCAGGTGTTGATTTACGTTTGGGCTCAGCTGTTGAATCATTCCAGCGCACGTCGGTGACACTGGTCGGAGGCGAAGTTGTCCCAGCAGATGTGATTTTTTCTGCCATGGGAGTTAAGCCTGAAATCACACTTGCGGTGGAGGCGGGTCTTCGAATTGGCGCCAACGGCGGAATCTGGGTTGATGACCTGCAGCGCACCAGTGACCCACACATTTTTGCTGTTGGAGATGCTGCAGAAAAGATTGATGCCATCAGTGGCGATGAAAGACTTGCAACCCTAGCTGGTCTGGCCAACAGGCATGGGCACTCCGTTGCCAATGCCATTGCTGGTGCTGACACTATTTCTGCAACACCGAGTTTGGGTACATCAATCGTCAGTTTTGATGGCTTGGTTGCAGCCACAGTTGGTTGGAGCGAGAAAGCTTTGCGAGCATCAGGGCGTAAAGTTCGCGTTATTCACACGCACCCGGCAGACCATGCCGCTTATTACCCGGGCGCTCAAACAATGAGGTTCAAGCTCATGGTGGATCCTGACACTGATCTCATTCTTGGCGCACAAGCAGTTGGTGGCAATGGCGTTGACAAGCGAATTGACGTCATTTCTACAGCCATGTTTGCCGGCATTACAGCCTCTCAACTGGCACAACTGGAATTGGCCTATGACCCTCAACATGGTTCTGCCAAGGATCCCATCAACATGTTGGGGTATGTGAACAGAAATATCGCACAGGGACTCACGCAGGTTGTTGAATGGCATGAAATTGAATCACTTTCACAACAAGGTTTCACCATTGTTGACGTTCGCACTGAGGGTGAACACAAATACGGACACATTGCTGGTTCCGTGAACTACCCCCTGGATGTCCTACGAGATCACATTCAAGAGCTCAAAGGCCACAGGGTAGTTGTGTACTGCCAAGTTGGTCAGCGCGGTCATACCGCTGCACGTGTTCTAGCTCAAGAAGGCATTGAGGTTTTCAACCTCAATGGTGGATATCTCACCTATAAAGCTGGTTTAGCTTCGATTGGAGATCAAAAATGA
- a CDS encoding ABC transporter ATP-binding protein has product MATVTFDNATRLYPGTNKPAVDNINLEVADGEFLVLVGPSGCGKSTTLRMLAGLEEVNSGRILIGDRDVTDMPPKDRDIAMVFQNYALYPHMTVAENMGFALKIAGVGKEERAERVLEAAKLLDLEQYLDRKPKALSGGQRQRVAMGRAIVRKPQVFLMDEPLSNLDAKLRVQTRTQISSLQRRLGVTTVYVTHDQIEALTMGDRIAVLKDGVLQQVGTPRDLYERPANKFVAGFIGSPAMNLLPSTIVSGGLEFGNATAKVDAEVTKKATGPVTIGIRPEDLIVTKDKGLKVSVDVVEELGADGYLYGRSTINGEELMVTVRVDGRNHPLRGDEIFVMPEEKHIHVFDAASGERLSGAVKL; this is encoded by the coding sequence ATGGCTACAGTTACATTTGATAACGCCACTCGCCTCTACCCAGGGACAAACAAGCCCGCAGTAGACAACATCAATCTTGAGGTTGCTGACGGCGAATTCCTCGTTCTCGTTGGCCCTTCCGGCTGCGGAAAGTCAACGACTTTGCGTATGCTCGCAGGACTTGAAGAGGTAAACAGCGGTCGCATTCTCATCGGTGATCGTGACGTTACGGATATGCCTCCTAAAGACCGCGACATCGCTATGGTCTTCCAGAACTATGCTCTTTACCCCCACATGACAGTGGCAGAAAATATGGGTTTCGCACTCAAGATTGCTGGCGTGGGTAAGGAAGAACGCGCAGAACGCGTGCTCGAAGCAGCAAAACTTCTCGACCTCGAACAGTACCTCGACCGTAAGCCCAAGGCGCTCTCAGGTGGTCAGCGTCAGCGTGTAGCCATGGGACGTGCAATCGTTCGTAAGCCGCAGGTATTCCTCATGGACGAGCCTCTGTCCAACTTGGACGCGAAACTGCGTGTACAGACTCGTACACAGATCTCCTCCTTGCAGCGCCGCCTAGGCGTCACAACTGTGTACGTTACCCACGACCAGATTGAAGCGCTCACCATGGGTGACCGCATTGCTGTTCTCAAGGACGGTGTGCTTCAGCAGGTTGGAACTCCTCGTGACCTTTACGAACGCCCTGCAAACAAGTTCGTCGCAGGCTTCATTGGTTCTCCTGCGATGAACCTTCTCCCTTCAACTATCGTCAGCGGTGGACTGGAGTTCGGAAACGCTACTGCAAAGGTCGACGCAGAAGTAACCAAGAAGGCTACCGGTCCTGTCACCATCGGCATTCGCCCCGAAGACCTCATCGTTACCAAAGACAAAGGCCTCAAGGTCAGTGTCGACGTTGTTGAAGAACTCGGTGCAGATGGGTACCTTTACGGCCGTTCAACAATCAATGGTGAAGAGCTCATGGTTACCGTCCGTGTAGACGGTCGTAACCACCCTCTCCGCGGTGACGAAATCTTCGTTATGCCCGAAGAGAAGCACATTCACGTATTTGACGCTGCTTCTGGTGAGCGTCTCTCAGGAGCTGTAAAGCTATAG
- a CDS encoding DUF4032 domain-containing protein translates to MSGSLNITASSVEPGLLTLPWNIPLEMWPDDTITALPKGISRHIVRFAQLDGYVIAIKETTDEMAQSEYEMLRNLQKIDVPCVEPVAVVQGRKDEQGNPLAAALVTRHLKFSMPFRALYSTTLRPETTQRLVDSLALLLVRLHNVGFFWGDVSLSNTLFRRDAGSFAAYLVDAETGRLYDNLTPGQREHDLEIARVNIAGELMDIQAGGKLDASIDPVATSESIMASYDTLWHELNDPELLKQSELWRINKRVQRLNELGFDIEELSIKTDEDGTHVKIQPKVVDSGHHARRLLRLTGLDTEENQARRLLNDLDAYAATVSLLNLDEEVVAHLWLTRVFEPVIRAVPENLDSKLEPAEVFHQVLEHRWFMSQKQGRDVPLNEAVRDYIDNVLQYRRDEEVVINPPTGAFTASIGIHTDSIGFGAEDGPPPPRGADEPEVDWRDLV, encoded by the coding sequence ATGAGTGGGTCACTCAACATCACTGCGTCATCGGTAGAGCCCGGATTGCTCACCTTGCCGTGGAATATTCCTTTGGAGATGTGGCCAGATGACACGATCACAGCTCTTCCCAAAGGTATTTCACGGCATATCGTGCGCTTTGCTCAACTTGACGGCTACGTCATCGCGATCAAAGAAACCACGGACGAAATGGCGCAAAGCGAATACGAGATGCTCCGGAATCTTCAGAAAATTGATGTTCCCTGCGTTGAACCGGTTGCTGTTGTTCAAGGACGCAAAGATGAGCAAGGCAATCCGCTTGCTGCCGCATTAGTCACCAGGCACCTCAAATTCTCAATGCCGTTTAGGGCTTTGTATTCAACTACTTTGCGACCAGAAACGACCCAACGTCTCGTTGACTCTCTTGCCCTTCTCCTCGTTCGACTCCACAACGTTGGGTTTTTCTGGGGAGATGTTTCTTTGTCAAACACCCTTTTTAGGCGCGATGCGGGATCGTTTGCTGCCTATCTAGTCGACGCTGAAACAGGCCGACTTTATGACAACCTCACCCCGGGGCAGCGAGAACATGATCTCGAGATTGCTCGTGTAAATATTGCTGGTGAGTTGATGGACATTCAGGCAGGTGGGAAACTCGATGCTTCAATCGATCCAGTTGCGACGAGCGAATCCATCATGGCCTCTTATGACACTTTGTGGCATGAGCTCAACGATCCTGAGTTATTGAAACAAAGCGAACTGTGGCGAATCAACAAAAGAGTTCAGAGACTCAATGAGCTCGGGTTCGATATTGAAGAGCTTTCTATCAAGACAGATGAAGACGGTACACACGTCAAAATTCAACCCAAGGTTGTTGACTCAGGTCACCATGCCAGGCGCCTTCTCCGTTTGACGGGACTAGACACTGAGGAAAACCAAGCTCGTAGGTTGCTCAACGATCTAGACGCGTACGCTGCAACAGTAAGCTTGCTCAATCTTGATGAAGAAGTAGTGGCACATTTATGGCTTACCCGTGTTTTCGAACCCGTCATTAGGGCGGTGCCAGAAAATCTCGACAGCAAACTAGAGCCAGCTGAAGTGTTCCACCAGGTCCTCGAACATCGTTGGTTTATGTCCCAAAAACAAGGACGAGATGTCCCACTTAACGAAGCTGTCCGCGACTACATCGACAATGTGTTGCAGTATCGCCGTGATGAGGAAGTGGTCATCAATCCTCCAACTGGAGCATTCACTGCATCAATTGGCATCCACACCGACAGCATCGGTTTTGGTGCTGAGGATGGCCCTCCCCCTCCACGAGGAGCAGATGAGCCAGAAGTGGACTGGAGAGACTTGGTTTAG
- a CDS encoding zinc ribbon domain-containing protein YjdM: protein MADALPACPACSSEYTYEMGALLVCPECAHEWNPDEDQILDSSIIKDAVGNILADGDTVTVIKGLKVKGFPQDIKVGTKVRNIRLVPDAANGHDIDCKVDGFGQMQLKSSVVKKVL, encoded by the coding sequence ATGGCTGACGCTTTGCCTGCATGCCCTGCATGTTCATCTGAATACACCTATGAAATGGGCGCCTTGTTGGTGTGCCCTGAGTGTGCACACGAATGGAACCCTGACGAGGATCAAATTCTAGATTCGTCAATTATCAAAGACGCTGTCGGAAATATTCTCGCTGATGGCGATACCGTCACTGTGATTAAGGGTTTGAAGGTTAAGGGCTTTCCCCAGGACATCAAAGTAGGAACGAAGGTACGCAATATTCGGTTAGTTCCTGATGCTGCTAACGGTCACGACATTGACTGCAAGGTTGACGGCTTTGGTCAGATGCAGCTCAAATCCTCCGTAGTGAAGAAAGTCCTCTAA
- the rsfS gene encoding ribosome silencing factor produces MAATENALRLLAIAASAADDKGGEDLVALDISEPLPLVDIFLLVTGRNERNVIAISNEIEDKMIEAGVKTIRREGRAEGRWILLDFGDLVVHVFHEEERMYYGLERLWKDCPTIPLELARPSEV; encoded by the coding sequence TTGGCTGCTACTGAAAACGCTCTTCGCCTGCTCGCTATTGCTGCTTCTGCTGCAGATGACAAGGGCGGAGAAGATCTTGTTGCACTGGATATCTCCGAACCTTTGCCATTAGTTGATATTTTCTTGCTCGTTACTGGACGTAACGAGCGTAATGTCATCGCAATTTCTAATGAGATTGAAGACAAAATGATTGAGGCCGGCGTCAAAACAATCCGACGCGAAGGCCGCGCAGAAGGACGATGGATTCTCTTGGACTTCGGGGATCTTGTAGTTCACGTATTCCACGAGGAAGAGCGCATGTACTACGGGCTCGAGCGTTTATGGAAAGACTGCCCCACTATTCCGCTCGAATTAGCACGCCCCTCTGAGGTGTAG
- the nadD gene encoding nicotinate-nucleotide adenylyltransferase — protein MTVLGHTTRIGVFGGTFDPPQNGHLAVAQAVLERLQLDYVLFVPAGDPWQKTVQTPAAERFEMVEIALLGQDRMSVSSVDIEREGPTYTIDTLTDLARLYPGAELFFILGDDAFSGITSWKNYEQLAQLATIVVVSRHGTPVEVPTKLSPSVNLLEMSALPISSTLCRERIMAGHSLEGLVPAGVAEYIEKKNLYRRTT, from the coding sequence ATGACCGTCCTCGGTCACACCACACGAATCGGCGTATTTGGCGGCACTTTTGACCCGCCCCAAAACGGCCATTTAGCTGTAGCTCAGGCCGTTTTAGAGCGACTACAGCTCGATTATGTCCTGTTTGTACCAGCAGGAGATCCCTGGCAAAAAACTGTCCAGACACCAGCGGCGGAACGTTTTGAGATGGTTGAAATAGCTCTACTCGGGCAAGACCGCATGTCCGTCAGTAGCGTCGATATTGAACGTGAAGGCCCCACTTACACGATAGATACCCTCACGGATCTTGCAAGGTTATACCCCGGCGCAGAACTCTTTTTTATCCTCGGGGATGATGCCTTTTCTGGAATTACTTCCTGGAAAAATTACGAACAATTAGCCCAGTTGGCCACAATAGTTGTCGTGTCACGGCACGGAACACCTGTAGAAGTCCCCACAAAGCTTTCACCCAGCGTAAACTTGCTAGAAATGTCAGCTTTACCCATCTCGTCCACGCTATGCCGAGAACGAATCATGGCAGGTCACTCTCTCGAGGGACTTGTTCCAGCAGGAGTAGCTGAATACATCGAGAAGAAGAATTTGTATCGGAGAACAACGTGA
- a CDS encoding glutamate-5-semialdehyde dehydrogenase, whose product MSALNTQLSPELLIKLESAQEASRVLGSLSTAQKNKALEAIADAIDANHSLILEANALDMDKAGASGMSSGMLDRLRFTPERLSSLAQAVRDVISLPDPVGVVVRGNDMPNGIHLSQVRVPFGVIGAIYEARPNVTVDIAALCLKSGNAAVLRGGNAAEGTNTVTVALMQSALKSVGLPQASVQTIDEFGREGARQLMAARGFVDVLIPRGSANLINAVVQESKVPVIETGAGVVHIYVEESADFDQAVEIVHNAKVQRPSVCNSLETLLIDEKIASELLPRIVSRLEAAGVTLKGDTSAQTLCSSLGSATDEDFATEHMSLEMSVKVVAGLSEALEHIRKYSTKHTESILTNNIAQAERFLAEVDAAVVMVNASTRFTDGGEFGFGAEVGISTQKLHARGPMGLPELTSTKWIVRGSGQIRH is encoded by the coding sequence ATGTCCGCTTTGAATACGCAACTCAGTCCTGAACTCCTCATCAAGCTTGAGTCTGCTCAAGAAGCGTCTCGCGTCTTAGGATCATTGAGCACCGCTCAGAAAAACAAGGCACTTGAGGCAATTGCAGACGCCATCGATGCAAACCATAGCCTTATCCTCGAGGCAAATGCTTTGGACATGGATAAGGCGGGGGCAAGTGGCATGTCCTCTGGCATGCTCGATCGACTTCGTTTCACCCCAGAGCGGCTTTCTTCCCTAGCTCAAGCTGTCCGTGACGTTATTTCACTTCCCGATCCAGTCGGGGTAGTTGTTCGTGGAAATGACATGCCTAACGGTATTCATCTTTCGCAGGTGAGGGTGCCCTTTGGTGTCATCGGTGCAATCTATGAAGCGCGACCCAATGTCACAGTCGACATTGCCGCGTTATGCCTTAAAAGTGGTAACGCAGCGGTGTTACGTGGTGGCAATGCGGCAGAAGGAACCAATACGGTAACTGTCGCGCTCATGCAATCAGCCCTGAAGTCCGTTGGGCTTCCACAAGCATCAGTTCAAACAATTGATGAGTTCGGTCGTGAGGGTGCTAGGCAACTCATGGCTGCACGCGGCTTTGTGGATGTTCTTATTCCTCGTGGAAGTGCCAACCTCATCAATGCAGTGGTTCAAGAATCCAAAGTCCCTGTTATTGAAACTGGCGCTGGTGTTGTGCATATTTATGTCGAAGAATCAGCAGATTTCGATCAGGCAGTGGAGATCGTACATAACGCCAAAGTTCAACGTCCGAGTGTGTGCAATTCTTTGGAAACACTTCTCATCGATGAAAAAATTGCTTCAGAATTGCTTCCACGCATTGTTTCTCGGCTTGAAGCTGCTGGTGTAACGCTCAAGGGCGATACGTCAGCACAGACTCTCTGTTCTAGCTTGGGATCTGCCACTGATGAAGACTTTGCGACTGAACACATGTCCCTCGAGATGTCAGTTAAAGTCGTCGCTGGCTTGAGCGAGGCGCTCGAGCACATCAGAAAATACTCAACCAAACACACTGAGTCCATCCTCACGAACAATATTGCGCAGGCAGAACGGTTTTTAGCCGAGGTGGATGCTGCTGTAGTAATGGTGAACGCTTCAACACGGTTCACAGACGGCGGAGAATTTGGCTTCGGCGCGGAGGTGGGTATTTCGACTCAGAAGCTTCACGCCCGTGGCCCTATGGGTCTTCCAGAACTTACTTCAACAAAATGGATTGTCCGCGGTTCCGGGCAAATTCGCCACTAG
- the proB gene encoding glutamate 5-kinase, with protein MRVSSREDIPRAHRVVVKVGSSSISGENVHQIKTVVDALAEMHSRGTEVVLVSSGAMATGFPYINLTSRPTDLPTLQAAAAVGQSRLMVRYQELLDNFDIVAGQVLLTSGDFENDSTRSNAALAMEKLLELRVLPIVNENDTVATQEIRFGDNDHLAALVAQLVQADVLVLLSDVDGIYTKPPHEPGAQRIENVPFGHLLDHVVFGTVGSAGVGSGGAGTKAAAAQFAAQSGTSVLITDAALVSSALRGENVGTWFDAAS; from the coding sequence ATGAGAGTTAGTTCACGCGAAGATATCCCTCGTGCACATCGTGTAGTGGTCAAGGTCGGTTCTTCCTCGATCAGTGGTGAAAATGTTCACCAAATCAAGACTGTTGTGGACGCACTGGCAGAAATGCACAGTCGAGGAACCGAGGTTGTTCTTGTTTCCTCTGGAGCGATGGCGACAGGCTTTCCGTACATCAATCTGACTTCACGACCTACAGATCTCCCAACCCTGCAGGCTGCCGCTGCTGTTGGTCAAAGCAGGCTGATGGTTCGATACCAAGAGCTTTTGGACAATTTCGACATCGTTGCAGGACAGGTATTGCTCACCTCAGGTGATTTCGAAAACGACTCAACGCGCTCCAACGCTGCACTGGCGATGGAGAAATTGCTGGAACTGCGCGTACTTCCCATCGTGAACGAGAATGACACCGTTGCCACCCAAGAAATTCGCTTTGGTGACAACGACCACCTTGCTGCTCTTGTTGCTCAGCTCGTTCAAGCAGATGTGCTTGTGTTGCTATCAGACGTCGATGGCATTTACACCAAACCGCCTCATGAACCCGGTGCACAACGTATTGAAAACGTACCCTTTGGTCATCTTCTTGACCATGTTGTGTTTGGAACTGTTGGCTCCGCTGGCGTTGGAAGTGGGGGCGCAGGAACGAAGGCAGCTGCTGCACAGTTCGCTGCTCAATCCGGAACATCTGTGCTCATCACGGATGCTGCACTCGTTTCTTCTGCATTGCGTGGAGAAAACGTAGGAACCTGGTTCGACGCCGCAAGCTAA